The nucleotide window ATGAGAATGATGAGAGGTCAAAAGGATTAGTAAAACTCTTGAAAGCTGCTGCATCTGCAAACCGTGATTTGGTGTTTGCCTTTGTTGGGTTCAAGCAATGGCAAGACTTTGCTGAGTCATTTGAAGTATCTAAGAAAATTAAACTACCAAAGATGATTGTGTGGGATGGAAACGAGGAGTACTTTTCAGTAAGCTCGAAACCTTCTGTTCCTCTCCCTGTGCAAGTATAGTTTTGCCTAAAGTTTACTGCTCTTAATAACATTTTCTTGCATGCTCCTTTATCATGTCAGTTAAGTTAGCGACAAGCATGTCCTCTCTCATTTTATAAGTATATATAGAGACATGAATCTGTAGTTAGCCTAGATTGCTGTTCAGACTTTGTCTCCTTTTTTGCCAATTTCTCATCTATCAATTAACCAGCTTGTAAAGGAAATACAACACTAATTATTCATGAGTCTTATACGAGTTTCAGAGGTCTGCATTTTCAACAAATGATCATGAACCATGACTGACCTGATGGATTTGGTAGACATTGCTAGCCTATGTAAGTActagaagaaaaagagaaacaaGGAATGGAAAGCCCAAACAAATGAAATACTGTCAGAAATGCAGCAGTTGGATTTTTATCCACTCTCTGGGTAGTGGATACCACCAGAAGTTTCAGGTCACAAATATTGTAGAACTCTGGCAATTGCTTTCGGCATGATCTTATTCTGGACCTTAGTTTTGCATGAATTTAGAATTTGTCTTTGTTTCTTCTATGAGCATGTTTAATTTGCTTCATGGGGAGTACCAGTCACTTTTAACTTTTAGTAGATTTTATGCCTGCTTAGGTTTTAATAAACTAATAAAGCACTACATGAAAATCATAAGTTGATTTtatcttgaattcttattgttTACCTAGTTCAAACATATTTCAATAGATTTTAAGATTTATATGCTCCTATTCTCTGGAAGAATGGATGCATATGGTGAAGCCATAGAGGCACCTTGAAGAAAATTTTGAGTCTTTTATCTATTTTTGAGATGACGTTATGATGTATTGCATAGTGTTCGCAGTCTTAGGAAACATACTTTAGGTTTAAACACTTCATCCTTCAGTTATTATGTTTCTAACACTAGACACCATACTGTAAAAGACATTTGTAACTTCTCCAACTTTAGGACTAAGGTGATAGTGATACGAATTGATTTTTATATACTGATATTGACATTTTACACAAACAACAGGTCATCGGCTCAGACAGTGTTGAAGAGGAAAATCAGGGGTCCCAAATTACGCAGTTTCTTCAAGGATACAAGGAAGGAAGTATTATACAGAAACGTATCACTTCAGATTCTTATAAGGCTTTCAGAAACTCAATGATTGGGATTGGAGCAGTTATTCTTGTTCTCGTTGTGCTACTGGTGGTTACGGTCATGCAGTCTCTTAAAGAGGAGCCCTCAAGAGACCACGTAGATCATCCAAGTAGTTCTGCATCTCCATCAGAAGCACTTCGCTCTGGAGACAAAGAAGACAAGATAGACTAAAATTTTCACTTTGGTGAACGTCAATCCCAATCTGACCGAGATAAGTTGCTTGAGAAATCTTTGAAAAGATGAGCAATCGACATGGCAGTCACTGAGTGGTTCAACCATGTTGGTAACCATAATCATCGTAAGCCAGTATACGAGCAACTATAGTTGTAAGATTGCTTCTAGCGTTTTCTGCATCCAGTGATAGGAAATGAATACTCAGTGCAAGGATTTGTTGACAGTAACGGTTCTGAAAATGGAGACAAATTTTGTTTCGTTCTGTGTAAATGAGTTCAAGACGAAAAACAAAAATGCTGCGAGTTCTATTTCGCAGCTTGTCCACTGTTATAATAAGAATATTTATTTAGAAGCTATTGTAGATCAGGCTAGATATTGAAGATTTTAATGTAGCCGTAAGGTTGATACAGAGGATGAGATCTATGCTACAACGCAGACAAATTTGATACTAAAATTTACTTTTTCTTTGTTGCAAATCAGTAATGGTTTGAAAATTGGTAGCTAAGAAGATCGGGGGGAAGTGTACAGTTAGCCCGTAATAagacatgtatttacttttaagccattgtttaaaatgtctttagtctttagtcactgctttaataaacttttaccGGCCCGGatgaaaatacccttctgctcataaaattcaggaccaagtgtccttaacttatgagcttgttactgtaagttcaggactagctgtccttaatttatgagcttgtaagtctaagtttaggactacatgtccttaacttttgaacttgtaactctaaattcaggactacatgtccttaacttttgaacttggaactctaagttcaggactacctgtccttaatttctgtgcttgtaactctaagttaaggatcAAGTGTCCTTAATAtttgaacttccaactctaagttcaggaccaagtgttcttaacttaTGAGTTTGTTACTATAAGTTCAGGACTAgctgtccttaacttatgagcttgtaagtctaagttaaggactacctgtccttagtttttgagcttgtaactctaagtttaggactatctatccttaactattgaacttgtaactctaagttcaggattaCATGTCCTTATCTTTTGAatttggaactctaagttcaggacaaCGGCAAAACATATGCAGTTATTCTGTTCAAATCAAATGCACAAAATTCTAGGTTATATTTTATCGAACGAGAGGCCTGGAAACTTCCAAAGTCACGGAAAAAGAAGATAATTTGTTGAGGATTTCCCTCTTCCTATTTACAGTCGTCTCGTCTCCTTCCTTGTATAGTCTGTCAATCTCCGAGCAAGAATTGGGTTAGCTAGTGATATGAGATCGCCGAGAGCAAGGACTTTTGACACTGAAGCGAAGAAGATGTGTTGGGCCAAGGTGGGGtcaagagatagaagaaagggtaataccgtcttttcatattaattttaatagactagtggctatttttgctcagCATTAAAAATGCTGAATAAAAAGTAAATATCACTTTAAAAGTGGCTATCCCACACAATTTTTACAGAAGATCCTACATCAAAAATTGTAGTGAAAAGGGAAGAGATTGGAAAATAGTCCATCggatctttatacaaatagcTGGTCATATTAATTGCTTACTTTTTCTAGcaatatacatagattatacataattatacacatgtaatatataaattatgcatatattatacattcaccagttatttttagtttaaatggtAGGGTGGgcggctatttaggttaattcttcttgtAGAAACTACACGTAATAATGAACTTTTGTTTTTTATATAATAATGAACTTGCAAAATGGATTTGTTTATCTAAAGAAATTCTTGGTCGATACTGATACTGCTTCACAGTGGCGGAACTAGAAATTTCctcaagggtgttcaaacttgaaaaatgtgAAAAAATTCTCCGACAAAGGATattcaatatatattatatacctctaaaagTAATAGTTTTACTTAACAAACGCAATGTAATTTTTCGACGCGACATGTAACTTCGCCACTTAATTGTTATTTAGATAAGTAAAAGTTCTGTCTTCATCTGATAGCATCTCTTCTGCATGTAaatagacaacaacaacaacaacaacgacccagtataatcccacaagtggggtctggggagggtaatatgtacgcagaccttacccctaccccgaagggtagagaggctgtttccaggatcTGCACGTAAATAGACAAATAACAATATTTTGTATTCAAGAATAGGGAAAAAAATTTAAACCACATATACTGAATTCTCTTCAAAAGGCCACCCTTAATCCCCCAGCACCCACACCCAAAAAACACGTATTCTACTGAATTCATGACCTAACAAAAGTATCCTGCTCAAACATACAACAAAGTCACCTCCATAACATTTATCTACATACAAGCTCGAGCTCTAAGCGAGATGTTTCAACTAAAAGACCTAAACCATCTAGCAAAGGAGACTCCTAAGAACATCAATAACACTAGATAAacaaaaagcaaaacaacaaacaagaaggATATGTAAAGGGGGCAAACTGCATACAGTATGAACACCCATTTCTTTTCGTGTGTACACTCATAAATACCTCAAAATAAAAACCGAATATATCCCTCCTTTAACCAACATAAGGGAATGTCACGCGATAATGTACAAATCTAGAGGTTCCTGTCCGTATTCCTCCATCTGCCAATGTGTCAAAGCTGCTGATCTTTAAAGACTTTAGgtgtttgatttgaggtgcaaaCAACCCAACCACATTGATCCCTGTAAACAGGGTAGCACAAGCTTGACCCCAGATTCAACAGATCATGACTCACATCCCGGAAGAGACTGAGCTGAAGCAAATGGTGAAAAGCTAGTGGTTGACTCACTATGACGTAGAGGGTTTGGATACCGACTTGAGGATCCAATATAACTCGACGAGGCATTTCCTGGACTAGGAACATATGGAGACATGTATCTTGAATTAAGAGGAGATAGCCCCAATGAGTGAGAGGAAATCAAAAAAGCAGACGCACAAGATCTCTGGGAAGATGCATTTTGAAGGTCAAGTGAACTGCGACTTATAGTAAGATGAGGAGACTGATGGTAGGACTGAAGTGACTGGCGGTTATAAGGAGTAGTAGAGATTGATTGAGGACGAGAAATTGAAGGGGATCGGAATGATCCTCCTGGGCCTATTTGTATTGCTGATGATGATGAAGCTAAAGACGATGACAATGAAGATAGAGAAGCTAGACTGGAAGAAAGCAATGGTGTGGATTCTGATGCTGGAGGATCTCCATTGCTGGTTCTTGCATCACGTTTACAGACAGGGCAAAATGTTCTCCATGATGTAAGCCAAGCATCAACGCACATAGCGTGAAATTCTGCAAAATTCCAATAGAGAGGAAATCTATTAAAACACACAGGATGGCAAATATCAACAAATTACTGCCTAAAGTTTTTCCTATTAACTAAAGAGTTACGTAAATCCCCCATAAACATACTAAATTAGTGCATTTCCTACGAGATAGAAATTTAAAATGCTCCTAAAGATTCGGTAGCAACAGGCAACAACATTTATATCAGGTTCCGCTAGCATCTTGACAATGATAATCATAATGTTCATAAAAAAAGCCAAACAGACCCAGAATATAAATTTTGAGATTTACTCTAGACTTTTGTTAAGTATCCTAAATTGttaagtctccttatatgaatcTTTGGGCAATCCCTAGTTTATGAGCTAGCTtttggattgagttagacccaaggTCCAATTCTTAACATTGTAGTAGAGCCAAACCCATTCCTATTCGTTGGGCCCCCATGTTTTGTCGTCTTAAGTGCCCCACATTGGTGGAGGAGGAAATGGATTGTCCCCTTATATGGTCTTTCGGCAATTCTTACCTCAtggagctagcttttggggttgagttaggtcCAAGGTCCATTTCTTAACttctttcaaaagtgaaaagcACAAAAGAGCAACAACACTCCTGGAAATGTTTCTTCGATGTAATTGCATTACCTATAGAAAATACAAATTTACCTAACATATCAGAATTTAATGCTTCTCTCGGCTGCCTTAGTTAGAGACTCGGATAAAATGGCAGCTTAGTGACTTGTGATACCTCCCAAAGAAATTAACTCAGGTGACCGACCACTTCCACAATCTTTTTTTTGGTTAGGAAAGCTTCAGAAACAGGATATATTGCAACGGCTTTAGACTATGGTTTTCTGATCCACTTTGACACCACTAATTCCAATTCGCTCCTGAAGCAATGTTTTACAGATTTGAATATATACTAAAATGCAACGTTTTGTGCGATTTAAGAAAGTCCTTGGAGTGGAAATGCTATATACAATTCCTTCAATCCAAAAATTGTGGTAGAATAATATCTATTTATTTTATAAAGTAAAATTATGAAGTTTGGTAGAGTTATAAATCTGCAAAATCTCATCATAACGTTTGTCCGTAATAGCCAAAGCAACTAACAGGATTGGGATTGAGGCACACAGGTTAATAGCCAAAGCAACTAACAGTACTGGGATTGAGTAATACAGTTTTCgtccaaaaagcaaaaaaaatccTTAAGCAATTTTAGCAGTTAACCATCAAGACCTACGCACACAACATCAATCAAAATGCTGCCTGTGCTGAGGTTGCGATTGGCTGTAAGTCGTAGATGAGGGGGAAGTCATTTAAATTCCCCAAAAAAGTCACAAAAAATGAAATATCTACTAACAGTGCACAGCACCAACCCTGATGTAAACTATGATGACGTCAGGAAGAGAGATAAACTTACTGTGGCGGCATGGAAGAATTCTAAGCTTGTCTCCCACACTATAGTCTTCAAGACATATAGCACATGTTACAGATGTACAATTATCCTCCAGAACTGATGTAAATATCAAACTTGGCATTGCTTTCACCAGACGACTACTCATTCCATGAAATTCACGAACACGTGAGGCCCGGGGGCGTTCTCTTCGTATCCGATGTCTACGGATAAAGAAGCAGGTAGCGAGTACTGCTGACATTGCGAGCAACGAAATAAATGATATAGCCATGATCGACCAGGCAGAGTTTTCAAAGCTCGGGATTATCCATACTTCCACATCACTGTCACCAGCATACTTTGTAATTTTTTCTCCTGATACTCTAGAAACAAACACCGCGAGTATCTTCACACCATCAGAGTTTCCTGCCACTGTACCATGTGACTAGTTAAGTTAAACACTTTGATTTCAACAGTTCTAAAAACTAGCAAAAGGAAGCAAGAGATGAAAAAGGGCCAGTGGTATAATTGTCTCCTAGTTCCTAGATATCAGGAATGAAATTTATGATACCACTAAAAACTACAGGCTAAGCCAAACCCAGAAGATGTATCTGTAacgctgacaattcaaacacttgCCAACCAAGATCACATTGTACTTGTTTGAGCTTTGCTATAAACTGTTGAGACATAATACAACTAATTAAGAATATGCTCTTTCTAGCAACATAAGCTTTTAGATGAATGACCAGACAATTTAACGTGGTATTAAAGCAAGAGAGGTACTAGGTTCAAATCCATAGCTACCAAATTAACAAACATGTTTgatttagggttttttttttttttgggggggggggggggagatttgagaataatcaaaagtATGATATCTCCAACAACTTAAGCTTTAGATACGAAGGTCACACAATTCAAACATAAACAAACAAGCCGGCTTCAAATATCTTGAAGCTAATTCTTTTAGTGAGAGGATGGCATCCATTTATACAAAAAACAGTTGAGAAACCTTGTAACTTGAGCTCGAATCTCATTTTCACGACAGCTTTATTATAAGACACCATCCCCCACCcagtggagagagagagagggacaTCTATAGAAGTTCAACATACGAACAAGCCGACTTCAAAAATCTTGAAGCTAGTTCTTTTAGTGAGAGGATGGTATCCATTTATACAAAGCACAGTTGGGAAACCTTGTATATAAAACTTGAGCTCGAATCTCACATTTTCATGTAGGCTGTCTACTTTTTGTACACATGGGACTTAAGTCTCAAAACGTCAATAACTTATCACCTTATCTAAAAGATCAGCCTAGCAAAAAACACTAGCCAGTGTTAGCGAAAATTTGCTAATTCGTCAAAATGCACTTTTCACCCAGTTACCAGTTACTAACCAAAAGTCTTCAGCTGAAAATAGACATAACATATGATCATCACTTATCaaacggaaaaaaaaaaaaaaaaagaaacttgaACTATTATCCTGCCATTTTTTGCTGTTTCTAAAACTTTTATCCTAGTTGAAAAGGAAACATATGAGTTACTGCTTATTTATTCTTCAATCGATTCTATCAACTAATGCCTACATTATGCAAGAAGAAAGTGCAACAAAATAAAAGGTTTATAGACCTCCTCAAAAAGATATCCAGTTCAAGCCACACAATCATTATGGTCTATTAAGAAGATAGGAATGATTATACTCATCAAAATATCCATTTATTCATAAGAATACTTTTAGACAACACTACTTTTTACAGAGACAATTAGAAGCCATGCATAGGCTCCTTCTCACCAAAAAAAAAGGACTCCATAGACAACACTACTTTTTACAGAGACAACTAGAAGCCTGCATAGGCTCCTTCTCACCaaaaaaaggttaaaaaaaaAATCTGGCAAATGATgtttcaaactctctcaagaacagtGATATGTAAAGCTATCGGAGATGCTTTGCTACATACTTTTTCCGACGACCTCATCTCCCTCAGCGAGAACCAACCCCAAACCGACCAAACCCCAGCACTTATTTCCGGCAACAAGATCTCCACGCGCCGTCACGCGCGAAACAGTCCAGCCTTTTTCCGGCGAGATCTGAGCCACGCGCCGGCGCATGTGGCTAATCCCGACcacttttcaaatttttttcttcAACCAGCCTGCTCAACAGCCTTTTCCGACCCAACCCATCCCTTTTTCATCAAAATCTGAATACTTTTCTATTTTCCGGCGACAAAATACCAGATTCCAGgcctctttttcaaaaaaatttctcCACTCAGCCTAATCACTAGGCGTGTCCGACCAGACCCATTCCAGTTTCACCAAATTCTGAACACTTCTATTTTCCGGCAAAGGAACACAAGATTACGGGGACTTTCTAACAGCATTTATTGCTGACAAATCAATTGCCCATCCTATCCAACGGGAAAATCCTACAATGAGGGAGAACAACATCATCTATTTTGCAATGGGCTTCAAGTCATATGAAATAGGGAGATGCTCAACAAATGCGGAAGAATGGTTTGAATGGACAGAGAGAGGGAGAAGCCTAATTAGAAGATCGACGTTCAGCATGAAGACGATGGTATGGTTGTGTGAAAATCTGAAGGAAGCTTCGAAGGTGaaaggaaatcatgtgaaaagatagAAAATCAAGGAAAATTTCTCAGAAATAAGTTGTGCGAAGAACTACAACAAACATGGTCGTTATATAACCATCATTAAAGTCCAAGGCAGGGGAATTATTAATGTTCCGGAGGTGGCATTCAATTCAAGTTGGTCAGATGTTGCAGCAAAAATAGAAAGGTTCATGAATGG belongs to Nicotiana tabacum cultivar K326 chromosome 6, ASM71507v2, whole genome shotgun sequence and includes:
- the LOC107831702 gene encoding receptor homology region, transmembrane domain- and RING domain-containing protein 2 produces the protein MNLWVFWYLSFVCVLCTRVFGNVVLIGKNVTLSFEDIEANFAPSARESGMCGTLYVAEPLDACSTLTNKVEPAKNSTHDPFLLIIRGRCSFEDKVRRAQAAGFKAAIIYDDEYGDLVAMAGNSDGVKILAVFVSRVSGEKITKYAGDSDVEVWIIPSFENSAWSIMAISFISLLAMSAVLATCFFIRRHRIRRERPRASRVREFHGMSSRLVKAMPSLIFTSVLEDNCTSVTCAICLEDYSVGDKLRILPCRHKFHAMCVDAWLTSWRTFCPVCKRDARTSNGDPPASESTPLLSSSLASLSSLSSSLASSSSAIQIGPGGSFRSPSISRPQSISTTPYNRQSLQSYHQSPHLTISRSSLDLQNASSQRSCASAFLISSHSLGLSPLNSRYMSPYVPSPGNASSSYIGSSSRYPNPLRHSESTTSFSPFASAQSLPGCES